The genomic DNA CGTCAGCCGATGGCGCAGGCTCGGCATCCGTGTCGGTTTGCGCGTCGGTGTCGGGTGAGGCGTTCGAGCCCGCCTCGCTGTCGGCCCCAGTGTCCGCGCCAGCACCGGCGTCTGCCGGGTCCACGAGGTCGCCGTCCTCGGTGACGACCTGCTGGCAGGTCGGGCAGAACTCCTGTCCCTCGTGGCGGAAAACCGGCGAGTGACACTCGGGGCAGTGTCGGTTCGTCATGGTCGCACCCTGCAAGAGCAGCTCGCTCATCCGCTCTGAGGCCTCCCGTTTTTGCTTGTCCTGCTCGTATTTCTCGCGGAGCTTTTCGCGTTCTTTCTCCCGGTCGAAGTCGCTCATATACGCACAAAGGCGGCTTTGCCGCAAAAGGACTGCGCTCGGCACCGCCACGGCGACCGGCGGTTTTTAACCGGTGAGGGACCCACACACCGGTATGCAGGTGAAATCACGTCACCACCTCCGGTCGGACGAAATCGACGCCCTCGAAGAGCGGCTCGCCGACCGGCTCGGTGTCACCCCGGACGGCGACAGCTACGAGCGCGTCGAGTTCGACGACGTTGACCGCGAGGTCGTCCTCGTCGACGGCGAACCGCTCGTTGCCTCTTTCGACGACGACCTCTTTTTGACCGTCCGCGGGGCCAACGAGTACGCCCCCGACAGCCACGTCGTGACAGTCGACTCGGGGGCAGTCTCGTTCGTCTCCGACGGCGCGAACGTGATGCGCCCCGGTATCACGGAAGCGACAGCCGACATCGAGCCCGGCGACCTCGTTGTCATCGTCGAAGAAGCCCACGGCAAGGCACTGGGTGTCGGCCGCGCCGAGGCCGACGGCGACGACATGGTCGGCGACTCCGGAAAGGTCGTCGAGACGCTCCACCACGTCGGCGACGACCTGTATGAATTCCACGTGTAGACATACCACAGGAATCGGGCCGGCCGTCGACTGCGTTGGGGATGCATTCCGGCCACAAAGTATACCAGACGGCTGGAAGCGGCTGTCACGTCTGACGTAAGACCTATGCCGCCCGCAGTCGGTTGCTCGTATATGGGACTCATGAGCAAGCTTCTCGGCGGAAACTCCCACAGCGCCGAGGACTACGTTGAGCTGGATGTCGACGACTTCGACGCCAGCGAGGCGGGCGCGGCCTCCGTACAGGTCCGCTTCACCGACATCAGCGAGAAAAACGACGTCATCGACATCAAAGACGCCGTCTACGACGGCGACATCGTCATCGCGGACATCATCCGGCATACGACGAGCGACCGGACGATGGAACACATTCTCGACGAACTCAAGCAGGTCGCAAACGAGGTCGGCGGCGATATCGTCCAAAAGGAAGACGACCAGCTCATTATTACGCCGGCAGGCGTCGGTATCTCGCGGTCGAAAATCGGCCGATAGCGTCAGTCGTCGGCGGGGCCATCGTCGCCATCGCTTCGGAACCGGTCCCACAGCCAAATCAGGATGAGAAACGGCGCCAGCGGCACCAATAGCAGCATCGCGCCGATGCCGATGACGGAGTCGAGTATCTTGTTGCCGAGCGAGGTCTTCTTCGGCGTCACCGGGGTTACGGTGTCGGGCATACGCGGCGGTAGCACCCGATGGGGCAAAACAGTATCGCGGCGTCGTCGACCCGTTCTTTTCAAGTGTCTCAACCGTCTACCGCAGACAACGAATGAGCGAGGACTTCTACTCGGTTTTGGGCGTCTCGCGGGACGCCGACGAGGACGAGATCAAACAGGCGTATCGGAAAAAGGCCTCCGAGTATCATCCGGACGTTTCGGACGACCCGAACGCCGAGGAGAAGTTCAAGCAGGTAAAGAAGGCAAAGGAGGTGCTCCTCGACGACGAGAAGCGGCGGATGTACGACCAGATGGGCCACGAGCGCTTCCAGGAGGCCGAAAAGCGCGGCGCGACCGACACCGACCGCGGCCGCGGCGGCATGGGCGGCATGGGCGGTGGCGGAATGGGAGGCATGAACGACATCTTCGAGCAGTTCTTCGGCGGTGGCGGGCGCTCCCAATCCCGCTCGGGCCCGAGGCAGGGGTCGGACCTCAAAACGCGGCTGAAAGTCGACCTCGAAGACGCCTACCACGGCGTCACAAAGCAATTGACCGTCACCCGGCCGGAGGAGTGCCCCGACTGTGACGGGGCGGGCCATCCGCCGGACGCCGACTCGCGGACCTGTTCGGCCTGCGACGGTCGCGGCCAGCAGACGACGGTTCGGCAGACCGCGCTCGGACGCGTCCAGCAGACCCGCGAGTGCCCACAGTGTGACGGTAAGGGGACCATCTACTCCGAGACGTGTTCGACCTGCCGCGGCGACGGGCAGGTCCGAAACGAGACCACCCTGCAGGTTGAGGTACCGGCCGGTATCCGCGACGGACAGACGCTCCGGATGGACGGCGAGGGCGCGCCCGGCGAGAACGGCGGCCGGAAGGGCGACCTGCTCGTCGAAATCCGCATCGACGACCACGAGACCTTCGAGCGGGACGGCGACGACCTCCGGTGTCGCCATCCGATTTCGTTCCCACAGGCGGTTTTCGGCGACACCGTCGAGGTGCCGACGCTCGACGGCGCTGTCGAGATGGACGTTCCGGCCGGCACCCAAAGCGGCGAGACGTTCCGGCTGCGGGGCAAGGGGATGCCGCGGCTCAAACGGCGCGGCCACGGCGACCTCTACGTACAGGTCCGAGTGGTCACTCCGGAGAGTCTCAACGAGGAACAGCGGGAAGCGCTTGAGGCCTTCGCCGAAGCCGGCGGCGAGGAAATCGACGTCGAGCAGGGCTTCTTCGAGAAGCTCAAAAGCAGTTTCTAGCGGGTTTCAGACCCGAAACCGGAACTCGCCTTCGGCGTCGACAAAGCGTCCGGCGAGGCCGGCACCGAAGGCGTAGGCGACGCGTTCTGCGCCACCCTGTAGTCTAGCGGCGAGGCCCTGCTGTGGTTCGAGTTCGGTCGTTTCGACCTCGGTGCCGAGCACCTCTTCGAGCCGCTCGCAGACCTCGTCTTTCGTTCCGAGGTCGTCGACCAGCCCGCGTTCGAAGGCCTCCTCTCCGAGGAAGACCTTCGCCTCCGTCTCCCGGACGGCTGACGGCTCCATCTCTCTGCCCTCGGCGACGGTTTCGACGAACTGGTCGTAGTAGTCGTCGACGATGCCCTGCAGGTACTGCCGCTCGTCGTCGCCGAGGTCGTCGAAGGGAACGCCAGCCTCCTTGTACTCGCCGGCGGTGAGCTGTTCGTACTCGACGCCGGCCCGGTCGAGCAGCTCGGCGGCCGTCATGCGGGAGCCACGGACGCCGATAGAGCCGACGACGCTGCCGCGGCGGGCCCACAGTTCGTCGCAGCCGCTGGCTATCCAGTAGCCGCCGCTAGCACAGGCGTCGGTCGTGTAGGCGACCGTTGGGCCGTCGAAGGCCTCCGCAGCCAGCCGGATGTCGTCGCTGGGGACGACCGCGCCGCCGGGCGTGTTGAGACGCAAAAGGAGCGCCTCGACGTTGTCATCAGCGTCGGCGTCCTCGATTTGCTCGACGATATCGTCGGCACCGGGTGACCCGGGGGGCGAAAGCGGCATTCCACCGCCGCCGTCGCGGGTTATCGGTCCCTCAACGGCGACCTCGGCGACGTTGTACCCCGGCGCGAGGCTGGTGGCGATGTTGCCACCGATGCGGAGTCCAACGGTGGCGGCGACGATGACGAAGACGACGCCAACGAGGTCGGCCATCGTCGTGGGCACCTCGATAAAGATGACCCAGC from Natronomonas pharaonis DSM 2160 includes the following:
- a CDS encoding RNA-binding protein; the encoded protein is MQVKSRHHLRSDEIDALEERLADRLGVTPDGDSYERVEFDDVDREVVLVDGEPLVASFDDDLFLTVRGANEYAPDSHVVTVDSGAVSFVSDGANVMRPGITEATADIEPGDLVVIVEEAHGKALGVGRAEADGDDMVGDSGKVVETLHHVGDDLYEFHV
- a CDS encoding cell division protein SepF: MGLMSKLLGGNSHSAEDYVELDVDDFDASEAGAASVQVRFTDISEKNDVIDIKDAVYDGDIVIADIIRHTTSDRTMEHILDELKQVANEVGGDIVQKEDDQLIITPAGVGISRSKIGR
- the dnaJ gene encoding molecular chaperone DnaJ; the encoded protein is MSEDFYSVLGVSRDADEDEIKQAYRKKASEYHPDVSDDPNAEEKFKQVKKAKEVLLDDEKRRMYDQMGHERFQEAEKRGATDTDRGRGGMGGMGGGGMGGMNDIFEQFFGGGGRSQSRSGPRQGSDLKTRLKVDLEDAYHGVTKQLTVTRPEECPDCDGAGHPPDADSRTCSACDGRGQQTTVRQTALGRVQQTRECPQCDGKGTIYSETCSTCRGDGQVRNETTLQVEVPAGIRDGQTLRMDGEGAPGENGGRKGDLLVEIRIDDHETFERDGDDLRCRHPISFPQAVFGDTVEVPTLDGAVEMDVPAGTQSGETFRLRGKGMPRLKRRGHGDLYVQVRVVTPESLNEEQREALEAFAEAGGEEIDVEQGFFEKLKSSF
- the sppA gene encoding signal peptide peptidase SppA, producing MQTMSRIATASRVVLGVFVAAVVAVAGWVIFIEVPTTMADLVGVVFVIVAATVGLRIGGNIATSLAPGYNVAEVAVEGPITRDGGGGMPLSPPGSPGADDIVEQIEDADADDNVEALLLRLNTPGGAVVPSDDIRLAAEAFDGPTVAYTTDACASGGYWIASGCDELWARRGSVVGSIGVRGSRMTAAELLDRAGVEYEQLTAGEYKEAGVPFDDLGDDERQYLQGIVDDYYDQFVETVAEGREMEPSAVRETEAKVFLGEEAFERGLVDDLGTKDEVCERLEEVLGTEVETTELEPQQGLAARLQGGAERVAYAFGAGLAGRFVDAEGEFRFRV